One Drosophila willistoni isolate 14030-0811.24 chromosome XL unlocalized genomic scaffold, UCI_dwil_1.1 Seg142, whole genome shotgun sequence genomic region harbors:
- the LOC6652827 gene encoding uncharacterized protein LOC6652827 isoform X1, which translates to MQCQLNTRLPYIPHYLETFLAIVCARTMSVAATSWPPVELPNISDAAYQLLMECSSVAKPQIEVDLDKFKEVSQNFPIKFGIDTCRVKSQPASRYEVIQEQIASAYPVIHERTLLLYLNFLEHKKKFGNSKELPIYKDLSLTDFVQRLLSKRCVYFFGGGDSYLLLDGQKGHGGIEQIGTEDQKPPLILQNVLSYDEIKLAALLYASTHSEFINNGSRSNAGIVQPDKSTIETEGVIIGMIGARFERDAVMDCEDVLITPTQNTAAHGYGSMENGTRATDYRLLWRNFYGEPKDFVNDQVIVDGKRFIQLARYEKFDAVVMHKRYAITFDTLLLEAQARAKKADKPAYIHLVGYGLGVWKISDEQERIFFEAFEERLLALIEMDLLSHIGVVHFSWFHLKKVGGLYNGAVIPQKSHSGIKIFISVRNPGDKLMENMLPVVTYAWDGNALPGNEFWANMLVGTGDPAAACSTLISELQNPHINLKYMSGSNLHIASLRHGLLHIGEFAQKVTQKGHN; encoded by the exons ATGCAGTGCCAATTAAATACACGACTCCCATATATTCCACATTACCTCGAAACCTTTTTGGCCATAGTCTGTGCAAGAACAATGTCTGTTGCGGCGACTTCGTGGCCACCAGTTGAATTGCCAAATATCAGCGATGCTGCTTATCAGTTGTTGATGGAATGCTCATCTGTTGCCAAGCCGCAGATTGAGGTTGATCTCGACAAATTTAAAGAGGTCTCCCAAAACTTTCCCATTAAG TTTGGCATAGATACTTGTCGCGTAAAATCACAGCCGGCAAGTCGATATGAAGTCATCCAGGAGCAGATAGCATCTGCATATCCGGTCATACATGAGCGTACATTGTTGTtatacttaaattttttggaGCACAAGAAAAAGTTTG GGAATTCCAAGGAATTGCCGATCTATAAGGATTTATCCCTCACTGATTTCGTGCAACGTCTCTTAAGCAAAAGATGTGTCTACTTTTTCGGCGGAGGTGATTCTTACCTCTTGCTTGACGGGCAGAAGGGCCATGGCGGCATCGAACAGATTGGCACTGAGGACCAAAAACCACCGCTGATCCTTCAGAATGTTCTTAGCTATGATGAGATAAAGCTTGCAGCTCTACTGTATGCCTCAACACATTCTGAATTCATTAACAACGGCAGTCGATCCAATGCGGGCATTGTGCAGCCGGATAAGAGTACAATTGAGACTGAAGGTGTTATAATTGGCATGATTGGAGCTCGCTTCGAACGCGATGCGGTGATGGACTGTGAGGATGTACTAATAACACCGACGCAGAACACGGCAGCCCATGGCTACGGTTCAATGGAGAATGGTACACGTGCCACGGACTATCGTCTGCTGTGGCGTAATTTTTACGGAGAACCAAAGGACTTTGTTAACGATCAAGTCATAGTAGATGGTAAACGTTTTATACAACTGGCTCGTTACGAGAAATTCGATGCAGTGGTCATGCATAAACGATATGCCATTACTTTTGACACTTTACTGCTGGAGGCTCAGGCAAGAGCCAAGAAGGCGGACAAACCCGcctacatacatttggttgGTTATGGCTTGGGTGTATGGAAGATCTCCGACGAGCAGGAGAGAATTTTCTTTGAAGCGTTCGAAGAACGTTTGCTAGCTCTCATCGAAATGGATCTGCTATCGCACATTGGTGTTGTACACTTTTCGTGGTTCCATTTGAAAAAAGTCGGCGGACTATATAATGGCGCTGTGATTCCTCAGAAATCTCATAGCggcattaaaatatttatttcggTGCGCAATCCGGGGGATAAGTTAATGGAAAATATGTTGCCTGTGGTGACCTATGCTTGGGATGGCAATGCATTGCCTGGCAATGAGTTCTGGGCT AATATGCTAGTAGGCACTGGGGATCCAGCTGCTGCTTGTTCCACTCTGATATCAGAGCTACAAAATCCTCACATTAATTTAAAGTACATGAGTGGCTCCAATTTGCATATTGCCTCACTCCGTCATGGCCTGCTGCACATTGGAGAATTTGCCCAAAAAGTAACTCAAAAGGGACACAACTAA
- the LOC6652827 gene encoding uncharacterized protein LOC6652827 isoform X2 translates to MSVAATSWPPVELPNISDAAYQLLMECSSVAKPQIEVDLDKFKEVSQNFPIKFGIDTCRVKSQPASRYEVIQEQIASAYPVIHERTLLLYLNFLEHKKKFGNSKELPIYKDLSLTDFVQRLLSKRCVYFFGGGDSYLLLDGQKGHGGIEQIGTEDQKPPLILQNVLSYDEIKLAALLYASTHSEFINNGSRSNAGIVQPDKSTIETEGVIIGMIGARFERDAVMDCEDVLITPTQNTAAHGYGSMENGTRATDYRLLWRNFYGEPKDFVNDQVIVDGKRFIQLARYEKFDAVVMHKRYAITFDTLLLEAQARAKKADKPAYIHLVGYGLGVWKISDEQERIFFEAFEERLLALIEMDLLSHIGVVHFSWFHLKKVGGLYNGAVIPQKSHSGIKIFISVRNPGDKLMENMLPVVTYAWDGNALPGNEFWANMLVGTGDPAAACSTLISELQNPHINLKYMSGSNLHIASLRHGLLHIGEFAQKVTQKGHN, encoded by the exons ATGTCTGTTGCGGCGACTTCGTGGCCACCAGTTGAATTGCCAAATATCAGCGATGCTGCTTATCAGTTGTTGATGGAATGCTCATCTGTTGCCAAGCCGCAGATTGAGGTTGATCTCGACAAATTTAAAGAGGTCTCCCAAAACTTTCCCATTAAG TTTGGCATAGATACTTGTCGCGTAAAATCACAGCCGGCAAGTCGATATGAAGTCATCCAGGAGCAGATAGCATCTGCATATCCGGTCATACATGAGCGTACATTGTTGTtatacttaaattttttggaGCACAAGAAAAAGTTTG GGAATTCCAAGGAATTGCCGATCTATAAGGATTTATCCCTCACTGATTTCGTGCAACGTCTCTTAAGCAAAAGATGTGTCTACTTTTTCGGCGGAGGTGATTCTTACCTCTTGCTTGACGGGCAGAAGGGCCATGGCGGCATCGAACAGATTGGCACTGAGGACCAAAAACCACCGCTGATCCTTCAGAATGTTCTTAGCTATGATGAGATAAAGCTTGCAGCTCTACTGTATGCCTCAACACATTCTGAATTCATTAACAACGGCAGTCGATCCAATGCGGGCATTGTGCAGCCGGATAAGAGTACAATTGAGACTGAAGGTGTTATAATTGGCATGATTGGAGCTCGCTTCGAACGCGATGCGGTGATGGACTGTGAGGATGTACTAATAACACCGACGCAGAACACGGCAGCCCATGGCTACGGTTCAATGGAGAATGGTACACGTGCCACGGACTATCGTCTGCTGTGGCGTAATTTTTACGGAGAACCAAAGGACTTTGTTAACGATCAAGTCATAGTAGATGGTAAACGTTTTATACAACTGGCTCGTTACGAGAAATTCGATGCAGTGGTCATGCATAAACGATATGCCATTACTTTTGACACTTTACTGCTGGAGGCTCAGGCAAGAGCCAAGAAGGCGGACAAACCCGcctacatacatttggttgGTTATGGCTTGGGTGTATGGAAGATCTCCGACGAGCAGGAGAGAATTTTCTTTGAAGCGTTCGAAGAACGTTTGCTAGCTCTCATCGAAATGGATCTGCTATCGCACATTGGTGTTGTACACTTTTCGTGGTTCCATTTGAAAAAAGTCGGCGGACTATATAATGGCGCTGTGATTCCTCAGAAATCTCATAGCggcattaaaatatttatttcggTGCGCAATCCGGGGGATAAGTTAATGGAAAATATGTTGCCTGTGGTGACCTATGCTTGGGATGGCAATGCATTGCCTGGCAATGAGTTCTGGGCT AATATGCTAGTAGGCACTGGGGATCCAGCTGCTGCTTGTTCCACTCTGATATCAGAGCTACAAAATCCTCACATTAATTTAAAGTACATGAGTGGCTCCAATTTGCATATTGCCTCACTCCGTCATGGCCTGCTGCACATTGGAGAATTTGCCCAAAAAGTAACTCAAAAGGGACACAACTAA
- the LOC6652828 gene encoding transmembrane emp24 domain-containing protein 2 has product MPTMLGKIIFTLTSLLLLAAQFGEAFIVSVDAHNEECFFENVEGGTKFGVTFEVIDGGFLDVDIKITGPDNIVLHESEKESSGKYTFAAPAKGIYTICFNNERSSMTPKLVMFSIDVGETPQRAPGAPGEEEAGHTKLEDMIRELSGTLTSVKHEQEYMHVRDKIHRSVNESTNSRVVLWSTFEALVLVLMTVGQVYYLKRFFEVKRVV; this is encoded by the exons ATGCCAACAATGCTgggaaaaattatatttacatTGACCAGCCTGTTACTGCTGGCCGCACAGTTTGGCGAGGCCTTTATAGTCAGCGTGGACGCGCACAACGAAGAATGTTTCTTCGAGAATGTTGAAGGTGGCACCAAGTTTG GTGTTACATTTGAGGTAATCGATGGCGGCTTCCTAGATGTGGATATTAAAATCACTGGGCCCGACAACATTGTTTTGCACGAGAGCGAAAAGGAGTCTTCCGGCAAATATACATTTGCTGCCCCCGCCAAGGGAATCTACACGATTTGCTTCAACAACGAGCGCAGCAGCATGACCCCCAAACTGGTTATGTTCTCCATAGATGTAGGCGAGACACCCCAGCGGGCACCCGGCGCTCCCGGTGAAGAGGAGGCTGGCCACACCAAGCTGGAAGACATGATACGCGAGCTATCGGGCACATTGACCAGTGTCAAGCATGAGCAGGAATACATGCAT GTTCGTGACAAAATTCATCGATCGGTGAACGAAAGCACCAACTCCCGTGTGGTTCTGTGGTCCACATTTGAGGCTTTGGTCTTGGTGCTGATGACCGTCGGTCAAGTGTACTATCTGAAACGTTTCTTCGAGGTCAAGCGGGTGGTGTAA